TCCTGGCCAATTTCCCGCAGATGCGCATCGCGGTGATCTCGGTCGACCCGACCCGCCGCCGCACCGGCGGCGCGCTGCTGGGCGACCGCATCCGCATGAACTCGCTGCGCAGCCACCGCGTCTACATGCGCTCCATGGCCACCCGCCGCCAGCACGTGGCCACCAACGCCGTGCTCAAGGACTGCATCGGCTTCCTCAAGGGCCTGGGCTACGACCTGGTCATCGTGGAAACCGCCGGCATCGGCCAGAGCGACTCGGAGATCGTCGACCTGGTCGACTTCCCCATGTACGTCATGACCAGCGACTTCGGCGCGCCCAGCCAGCTGGAAAAGATCGACATGCTCGACTACGCCGAGCTGGTGGTGCTGAACAAGTTCGACAAGCGCGGCGCCGAAGACGCGCTGCGCGACGTGCGCAAGCAGTGGAAGCGCAACCGCGTGGCCTTCCAGACCAAGGACGAGGACGTTCCGGTCTATCCCACCATCGCCAGCCAGTTCAACGACCCCGGCATCAGCTGGATGTTCGCCAACCTGTGCCGCCTGCTGCGCGACAAGCTGTCCCTGCCGGCCGAGGCCTGGACCCCGCAGATCAACACCGACCTGAAGGAACCGCGCGCCACCGTGCTGATCCCGGGCGCGCGCGTGCGCTACCTGGCCGAGATCGCCGAGCAGGGCCGCGGCATCAACCGGCAGATCGAAACCCAGTCCGAGGTCGCCGACCGCACGCAGTCGTACTGGCAGTCGCTGCACGACCTGGAAGACCCGCGCCTGCCGCAGCAGCTGGACCTGTACGTGGCCGACGCGCTGACCGAAGGCGACGACCGCAGCCTCAAGACCCTGCGCCAGCGCTACAACGACGCCGTGCAGTCGCTGAGCTCCGAAGCGCTCAAGCTGCTGCGCGAGTGGCCGGCGCGCCTGAAGTCGATCACCGACGAGGTGAACGAGTACAAGGTGCGCGACAAGACCATCCGGGTCGAGAACTACCGCGAGTCGCTCAGCCACCAGAAGATCCCCAAGATCGCCGCGCCCACCTACAAGAGCTGGGGCGAGCTGCTGACCTTCCTGCAGAAGGAAAACCTGCCGGGCTACTACCCCTACACCGGCGGCGTGTACCCGTACCGCCGCACCGGCGAAGATCCCATCCGCATGTTCGCCGGCGAGGGCACCCCGGAGCGCACCAACCGCCGCTTCCACTACCTGTCCGTGGGCCAGCCGGCCGCGCGCCTGTCCACCGCCTTCGACAGCGTGACCCTGTACGGCGAAGACCCGGCCGTGCGCCCGGACATCTACGGCAAGATCGGCAACTCCGGCGTCAACATCGCCTCGCTGGACGACATGAAGAAGCTGTACTCCGGCTTCGACCTGTGCGCGCCCAGCACCTCGGTGTCCATGACCATCAACGGCCCGGCGCCGATCATCCTGGCGATGTTCATGAACACCGCCATCGACCAGCAGGTGGAGAAGTACCTGCGCGCCGACCAGGCGCGCTGGGACGCCGCCCACGACACGATCGAACGCCTGTTCGCCGGCAAGCAGCGCCCGCAGTACAGCGGCATGCTGCCCGAGACCAACGACGGCCTGGGCCTGGGCCTGCTGGGCGTGACCGGCAACCAGGTGGTGGAGCCGGAGGTCTACGAGCGGATCAAGGCCGACACCCTCAAGACCGTGCGCGGCACCGTCCAGGCCGACATCCTCAAGGAGGATCAGGCCCAGAACACCTGCATCTTCAGCACCGAGTTCGCCCTGCGCATGATGGGCGACATCCAGCAGTACTTCGTCGACAAGAACGTCCGTAACTTCTATTCGGTGTCGATCAGCGGTTATCACATCGCCGAAGCCGGCGCGAACCCGATCAGCCAGCTGGCCTTCACCCTGTCCAACGGCTTCACCATCGTCGAGTACTACCTCGCGCGCGGGATGAAGATCGACGACTTCGCGCCCAACCTGTCGTTCTTCTTCAGCAACGGCATGGACCCGGAGTACACCGTCATCGGCCGCGTCGCCCGCCGCATCTGGGCCCGCGCCATGCGCGAGCGCTACGGCGCCGACCCGCGCAGCCAGATGATGAAGTACCACATCCAGACCTCGGGCCGTTCGCTGCACGCCCAGGAAATCCAGTTCAACGACATCCGCACCACGCTGCAGGCCCTGTACGCGCTGTTCGACAACTGCAACAGCCTGCACACCAACGCCTACGACGAAGCCATCACCACCCCCACCGAGGAATCGGTGCGCCGCGCCGTGGCGATCCAGATGATCATCAACAAGGAGCTGGGGCTGAACTTCAACGAGAACCCCTGGCAGGGCAGCTTCATCGTCGACAAGCTCACCGACATCGTCGAAGAGGCCGTGTACAAGGAGTTCGAGGCCATCAGCGAGCGCGGCGGCGTGCTCGGCGCCATGGACACCATGTACCAGCGCGGCAAGATCCAGGAAGAGTCGCTGTACTACGAACACAAGAAGCACGACGGCAGCCTGCCCCTGGTGGGCGTCAACACCTTCCTGCCCAAGGACCACGGCGGCGACATCGTCACCGAGATCGAACTGATCCGCTCCACCGAAAGCGAGAAGGGCCAGCAGATCGACAACGTCCAGGC
The sequence above is a segment of the Lysobacter silvisoli genome. Coding sequences within it:
- a CDS encoding methylmalonyl-CoA mutase family protein → MSTPAAVVPASQTDATPLRFVTAASLFDGHDAAINIMRRLIQGQGAEVIHLGHNRSVEDVVRAALQEDADGIALSSYQGGHVEYFKYMVDMLKERGAGHIRVFGGGGGTITPEEIRELQAYGVERIYHPNDGMHMGLVAMIEDVIRRASAARLADQAPDQPAAIDDEISIGKTLSAIEEGLLDEAQLAHLRKQWQLAGGKTPVVGITGTGGAGKSSVTDELLNRFLANFPQMRIAVISVDPTRRRTGGALLGDRIRMNSLRSHRVYMRSMATRRQHVATNAVLKDCIGFLKGLGYDLVIVETAGIGQSDSEIVDLVDFPMYVMTSDFGAPSQLEKIDMLDYAELVVLNKFDKRGAEDALRDVRKQWKRNRVAFQTKDEDVPVYPTIASQFNDPGISWMFANLCRLLRDKLSLPAEAWTPQINTDLKEPRATVLIPGARVRYLAEIAEQGRGINRQIETQSEVADRTQSYWQSLHDLEDPRLPQQLDLYVADALTEGDDRSLKTLRQRYNDAVQSLSSEALKLLREWPARLKSITDEVNEYKVRDKTIRVENYRESLSHQKIPKIAAPTYKSWGELLTFLQKENLPGYYPYTGGVYPYRRTGEDPIRMFAGEGTPERTNRRFHYLSVGQPAARLSTAFDSVTLYGEDPAVRPDIYGKIGNSGVNIASLDDMKKLYSGFDLCAPSTSVSMTINGPAPIILAMFMNTAIDQQVEKYLRADQARWDAAHDTIERLFAGKQRPQYSGMLPETNDGLGLGLLGVTGNQVVEPEVYERIKADTLKTVRGTVQADILKEDQAQNTCIFSTEFALRMMGDIQQYFVDKNVRNFYSVSISGYHIAEAGANPISQLAFTLSNGFTIVEYYLARGMKIDDFAPNLSFFFSNGMDPEYTVIGRVARRIWARAMRERYGADPRSQMMKYHIQTSGRSLHAQEIQFNDIRTTLQALYALFDNCNSLHTNAYDEAITTPTEESVRRAVAIQMIINKELGLNFNENPWQGSFIVDKLTDIVEEAVYKEFEAISERGGVLGAMDTMYQRGKIQEESLYYEHKKHDGSLPLVGVNTFLPKDHGGDIVTEIELIRSTESEKGQQIDNVQAYQTGRNGYAAEGLKGLQAAARERRNVFASLMEAVQTHSLGQISHALYDVGGEYRRNM